GCTTCTGCTTGTCGCCATGGAGGGTCTGGCTGCCGTCGCTTTTCCAGGTGAACAGTGCCGGCGGGCGCTCCTCGCCCAGCAGCAACTGCTGCTTGCGCGGGTCCCAGGCGACCGCTTCGAACGCCTTGTTCTGGTCTTGCGAAGGGCCCAGGTCGTATTTCGGGAAGTCGGCGATATTCAGTTCGCGGGTCGTGGCGTCCACCTTGACGATGGTCAGCAAGTGATCGCGCTCGTCGACGATGCCCATCAAGCCGTTTTCCATGACCGCCACCCCTTCCGGGTTGCTCCAGCCCACCAGCGGCATCTTGCGCAATACATCGCCCTGCAGGCTCAGCTCGACCAGGAACGGGTTCTTGCCCATGACGGCGAACAGGGTCTTGGTCTGCGGGTTGTAGCTCAGGTCGGAAGCCTCGTCCTTTTCCATGCCCGGCAGCGCCTTGGCATCGATGACCGCGCGGTAGTCCGGCAGCCAGACACTTTCCTGGCGCTCGGCCGGGGTTTCGAAGCGCTCCAGCACCCAGAGCAGGCCGCGGTCGTCCCAGTGCATGGCGATGGCGATGCCGTACATCACGATGCCCGACAGCAGCAGCCAGGAATACCAGCGCATGGTGAACCGACCACGACGGCGAACAGTGCGAAGCTCAGGGGCATGAGGCATGGACATGGGGCGCGTATTCCAGAAATCAGCTAGGGGGTAATAGCCCATCGGGGCAGGCTCA
This portion of the Pseudomonas sp. MRSN 12121 genome encodes:
- a CDS encoding SdiA-regulated domain-containing protein; the encoded protein is MSMPHAPELRTVRRRGRFTMRWYSWLLLSGIVMYGIAIAMHWDDRGLLWVLERFETPAERQESVWLPDYRAVIDAKALPGMEKDEASDLSYNPQTKTLFAVMGKNPFLVELSLQGDVLRKMPLVGWSNPEGVAVMENGLMGIVDERDHLLTIVKVDATTRELNIADFPKYDLGPSQDQNKAFEAVAWDPRKQQLLLGEERPPALFTWKSDGSQTLHGDKQKLESDELDLRNLSALGIDPRTGHTLVLSADSHMLLELSETGEQVSFMTLLGGFNGLKSTIPRAEGVAMDDQGVLYMVSEPNLFYRFEKR